In Paracoccus fistulariae, a single window of DNA contains:
- a CDS encoding ATPase: MIYSSGSEWLRAANKRIVLFGMSGLGKTHLSNMLREAGDWFHYSVDYRIGTRYMGEFIADNFKREAMKVPFLRDLLLSDSVYIASNITFDNLAPLSTYLGKPGSPSRGGLPFDDYCLRQNQHRQAEIAALLDTRHFIGRGRDIYNIPNFVCDSGGSICEVVDPEDPKDPVLTALEQDLLMIWIKGSEAHTAELVRRFDRAPKPMYYQPEFLEKAWIAYRVEKGLQEDEVNPDDFIRWTYARALAHRQPRYQAMARRGVTVTAEEVSEINTVTDFNTLIAHAIDRKDS; the protein is encoded by the coding sequence ATGATTTACAGCAGCGGCAGCGAATGGCTTCGGGCAGCGAACAAGCGGATCGTGCTGTTCGGCATGTCGGGCCTGGGCAAGACCCATCTTTCGAACATGCTGCGCGAGGCCGGCGACTGGTTCCACTATTCGGTCGATTACCGCATCGGCACCCGATATATGGGCGAATTCATCGCCGATAACTTCAAGCGCGAGGCGATGAAGGTGCCCTTTCTGCGCGATCTGCTGCTGTCCGACAGCGTCTATATCGCCAGCAATATCACCTTTGACAATCTGGCGCCGCTTTCGACCTATCTGGGCAAGCCGGGCAGTCCCAGCCGGGGCGGGCTGCCCTTTGACGACTATTGCCTGCGCCAGAACCAGCATCGGCAGGCCGAGATCGCGGCGCTTCTGGACACCCGGCATTTCATCGGCCGCGGGCGCGACATCTATAATATCCCGAATTTCGTCTGTGACAGTGGCGGCTCGATCTGCGAAGTGGTCGATCCCGAAGATCCCAAGGATCCCGTGCTGACGGCGCTGGAACAGGATCTGCTGATGATCTGGATCAAGGGGTCAGAGGCGCATACGGCGGAACTGGTCCGCCGCTTCGACCGTGCGCCGAAGCCGATGTATTACCAGCCCGAGTTTCTGGAAAAGGCCTGGATCGCCTACCGGGTTGAAAAAGGCCTGCAAGAGGACGAAGTAAATCCCGACGACTTCATCCGCTGGACCTATGCCCGCGCGCTGGCCCATCGTCAGCCGCGCTATCAGGCGATGGCCCGGCGCGGAGTCACCGTCACCGCCGAAGAAGTGTCCGAGATCAATACCGTCACCGATTTCAATACGCTGATCGCCCACGCGATCGATCGCAAGGATAGCTGA
- the guaB gene encoding IMP dehydrogenase: MQIREALTFDDVLLVPAASTVMPSTADVTTHVTRSIRMNIPLLSSAMDTVTESRMAIAMAQAGGIGVIHRNLTTDQQADEVRRVKRFESGIVYDPITLRPEQTLADAKALQDRYNVTGFPVVDASGRVVGIVTNRDMRFASDDKTPVSMMMSSDNLAMLVEPADRQQAISLMKERRIEKLLVTDGQGKLTGLLTLKDTEKAVLNPLACKDDLGRLRVAAASTVGDEGYERSQALIEAGVDMVVIDTAHGHSAGVAKAVERVKAFSNEVQVVAGNVATASGARALIDAGADAVKVGIGPGSICTTRIVAGVGVPQLTAIMDAASAAGDTPVIADGGIKFSGDFAKAIAAGASCAMVGSAIAGTDESPGEVILYQGRSFKSYRGMGSLGAMARGSADRYFQKDAATDKLVPEGIEGQVPYKGPAGTVVHQLVGGLRAAMGYTGCATVDEMRRNCQFVRITGAGLKESHVHDVQITRESPNYRLG; the protein is encoded by the coding sequence ATGCAGATTCGTGAGGCCCTCACATTCGACGATGTGCTTCTGGTCCCCGCTGCCTCGACGGTCATGCCGTCCACCGCAGATGTGACCACGCATGTCACCAGATCCATCCGGATGAACATCCCGCTTCTGTCGTCAGCCATGGATACGGTCACCGAAAGCCGGATGGCGATTGCCATGGCGCAGGCGGGTGGCATCGGCGTGATCCATCGCAACCTGACAACCGATCAGCAGGCCGATGAGGTCCGCCGCGTGAAGCGTTTCGAATCGGGGATCGTCTATGACCCGATCACCTTGCGCCCCGAACAGACCCTGGCCGATGCAAAGGCGCTGCAGGACAGATATAATGTGACCGGCTTTCCGGTCGTCGATGCCTCGGGCCGCGTGGTCGGGATCGTGACCAATCGCGACATGCGTTTTGCCAGCGATGACAAGACCCCGGTCAGCATGATGATGAGCAGCGACAATCTGGCCATGCTGGTCGAACCCGCGGACCGTCAGCAAGCGATCAGCCTGATGAAAGAGCGGCGGATCGAAAAGCTGCTGGTGACGGACGGGCAGGGCAAGCTGACGGGTCTGCTGACGCTGAAGGATACGGAAAAGGCGGTGCTGAACCCGCTGGCCTGCAAGGACGATCTGGGGCGGCTGCGCGTGGCGGCGGCCTCGACCGTTGGCGATGAAGGCTATGAACGCAGTCAGGCGCTGATCGAGGCCGGCGTCGATATGGTGGTGATCGACACGGCGCATGGGCATTCGGCCGGCGTCGCCAAGGCGGTGGAGCGGGTCAAGGCCTTCTCGAACGAGGTGCAGGTCGTGGCCGGCAATGTCGCCACGGCGTCAGGCGCCCGTGCGCTGATCGATGCGGGGGCGGATGCGGTCAAGGTCGGCATCGGCCCGGGCAGCATCTGCACCACGCGGATCGTGGCCGGCGTCGGCGTGCCGCAGCTGACCGCGATCATGGATGCCGCCAGCGCGGCGGGCGACACGCCGGTGATCGCCGATGGCGGGATCAAATTCTCGGGCGATTTCGCCAAGGCCATCGCGGCGGGCGCAAGCTGCGCCATGGTGGGCAGTGCCATTGCGGGCACGGATGAAAGCCCGGGCGAGGTCATCCTGTATCAGGGCCGCAGCTTCAAATCCTATCGCGGCATGGGCAGCCTTGGGGCCATGGCGCGCGGCTCGGCCGACCGTTATTTCCAGAAGGATGCGGCGACCGACAAGCTGGTGCCGGAAGGGATCGAGGGGCAGGTCCCCTATAAGGGGCCGGCGGGAACGGTGGTCCACCAACTGGTCGGCGGTCTGCGCGCCGCCATGGGCTATACCGGATGCGCCACCGTCGATGAAATGCGTCGCAATTGCCAATTCGTCCGCATTACCGGCGCGGGTCTGAAGGAAAGCCATGTGCATGATGTGCAAATTACGCGCGAAAGCCCGAATTATCGTCTGGGCTGA
- a CDS encoding TRAP transporter large permease produces the protein MTGIAAGLTGFGVLLVMMFLRIPIGVAMLAVGIGGYGLYTGVTPLLAFLKTSAFYQFSTYSLSVIPLFVLMGEFATHAGMSRALYRTAAAFLGHRRGGLAMASIGGCAAFGAICGSSLATAATMGQVALPEMRRYNYSGALATGSLAAGGTLGILIPPSVILVLYALMAEQSIPKMFVAAMVPGILAALGYMIAISIFVRRNPDEGPAGPRVDWAGRLAALRETWSILLIFALVIIGMYRGWFTPTEAAAVGAFGAGLLAMIHGGMRLKGLMACLRGTATTSAMIFLIMLGAETFNAFLAQTQTPMLAARAIQNSGMAPMLILIAILLLYMALGCVMDSMSMLLLTIPIFYPIIGGLDFGMPREDTLIWFGILAVVVVEVGLITPPVGMNVFVINGMARDVPMWESFRGVLPFLISDLIRIALLILLPVLSLGLVRLFG, from the coding sequence ATGACCGGGATTGCCGCCGGGCTGACGGGTTTTGGCGTCTTGCTGGTGATGATGTTCCTGCGCATTCCGATTGGCGTGGCCATGCTGGCCGTGGGGATCGGAGGATACGGGCTTTACACAGGCGTGACGCCGCTTCTGGCCTTTCTGAAAACATCGGCCTTCTATCAATTCTCGACCTATTCGCTGTCGGTCATTCCGCTTTTCGTGCTGATGGGTGAATTCGCCACCCATGCCGGGATGAGCCGCGCGCTGTATCGGACCGCAGCGGCCTTTCTGGGCCATCGCCGGGGCGGGCTTGCCATGGCCTCGATCGGGGGCTGCGCGGCTTTTGGCGCGATCTGCGGCAGTTCGCTGGCCACAGCCGCCACCATGGGTCAGGTCGCCCTGCCCGAGATGCGCCGCTATAACTACAGCGGCGCGCTGGCCACGGGGTCGCTTGCGGCGGGGGGCACGCTGGGCATCCTGATCCCGCCTTCGGTCATTCTGGTGCTTTATGCGCTGATGGCGGAACAGAGCATTCCGAAAATGTTCGTCGCCGCGATGGTGCCGGGCATCCTTGCCGCGCTTGGCTATATGATCGCCATCTCGATCTTCGTGCGCCGCAACCCTGATGAAGGCCCCGCCGGCCCGCGCGTCGACTGGGCCGGGCGACTGGCCGCCCTGCGCGAGACCTGGAGCATCCTTCTGATCTTCGCGCTGGTCATCATCGGCATGTATCGCGGCTGGTTCACCCCCACCGAGGCCGCCGCCGTCGGCGCCTTCGGCGCGGGACTGCTGGCCATGATCCACGGCGGGATGCGGCTGAAAGGCCTGATGGCCTGTCTGCGCGGCACGGCCACGACCTCGGCCATGATCTTCCTGATCATGCTGGGGGCCGAGACCTTCAACGCCTTTCTGGCCCAGACACAGACGCCCATGCTGGCGGCCCGTGCCATCCAGAATTCGGGCATGGCGCCGATGCTGATCCTGATCGCGATCCTGCTGCTGTATATGGCGCTTGGCTGTGTCATGGATTCCATGTCCATGCTGCTGCTGACCATTCCGATCTTCTACCCGATCATCGGCGGGCTGGATTTCGGGATGCCGCGCGAAGATACGCTGATCTGGTTCGGCATTCTGGCCGTGGTCGTGGTCGAGGTCGGTCTGATCACGCCGCCTGTCGGGATGAATGTCTTTGTCATCAACGGCATGGCGCGGGATGTGCCGATGTGGGAAAGCTTCCGGGGCGTGCTGCCCTTCCTGATCAGCGACCTGATCCGGATTGCGCTGCTGATCCTGCTGCCCGTGCTGTCGCTTGGGCTGGTCAGGCTCTTCGGCTAG
- the ppk2 gene encoding polyphosphate kinase 2 has product MSALPELPYVGEITKALKDAPKEIQQAIRDADKDDILDASYPYREEMPKKEYERHMERLQLQLVRMMHDVVHSEKRLVVLFEGRDAAGKGGTIERMRENLNPRSAYIVALPKPNEREAGQWYFQRYVDWLPGAGEIALFDRSWYNRGVVERVFGFSTEKQRDAFFRQLPEFEQMLVDDGIILVKLWLNVGREEQFRRFLAREEDPLKQWKLSRIDVEGLGKWDDYTTAIRDTLSLSHSPIAPWTVILSDDKRRARIAAIQTVLNAVDYAGKDDKAIGQIDHQICGGPELLRG; this is encoded by the coding sequence ATGAGCGCGCTGCCGGAACTGCCATATGTGGGTGAAATCACCAAAGCCCTGAAAGACGCGCCCAAAGAGATCCAGCAAGCGATCAGGGATGCGGATAAGGACGACATCCTCGACGCCAGCTATCCCTATCGCGAAGAGATGCCCAAGAAAGAGTACGAGCGTCATATGGAGCGGTTGCAGCTGCAACTGGTGCGCATGATGCATGACGTCGTTCACAGCGAAAAGCGTCTGGTCGTGCTGTTCGAGGGGCGCGATGCCGCAGGCAAGGGCGGCACCATCGAACGCATGCGCGAGAATCTGAACCCGCGATCCGCCTATATCGTGGCTCTGCCCAAACCGAACGAGCGTGAGGCCGGGCAATGGTATTTTCAGCGTTACGTGGACTGGCTGCCGGGCGCGGGGGAAATCGCGCTGTTCGACCGCAGCTGGTACAATCGCGGCGTGGTCGAGCGGGTCTTTGGCTTTTCGACCGAAAAGCAGCGCGATGCGTTTTTCCGGCAATTGCCCGAATTCGAACAGATGCTGGTCGATGACGGGATCATTCTGGTCAAGCTGTGGCTGAATGTCGGCCGCGAGGAACAGTTCCGCCGCTTTCTGGCGCGGGAAGAGGATCCGCTGAAACAGTGGAAGCTGTCGCGGATCGATGTCGAGGGTCTGGGCAAATGGGACGATTACACCACGGCCATTCGCGACACGCTCAGCCTGTCGCATTCCCCGATTGCGCCCTGGACCGTGATCCTGTCCGATGACAAGCGCCGCGCGCGGATCGCCGCGATCCAGACCGTCCTGAACGCGGTAGATTACGCCGGCAAGGACGACAAGGCAATCGGCCAGATCGACCACCAGATCTGCGGCGGCCCGGAATTGCTGCGCGGATGA
- a CDS encoding homoserine O-succinyltransferase, which produces MPITLNESLPAYRILSDEGVMVMSPGRAATQDIRPLRIGLLNLMPKKIQTENQFARLIGATPLQIDFQLIRMSDHESRNTAADHMASFYRPFREVQQTGEKFDGLVITGAPIEHLPFEDVTYWQELTQVFDWTRTHVHSTFGVCWGGMAMAWYFHGLGKYMLDHKAFGCFRHHNFAPASPFLRGFSDDVLVPVSRWTEVRQEEVDARPGLKTLLASQEVGPCLLEDASNRALYIFNHLEYDSTTLKEEYDRDISAGKPVDVPRNYYPDDDPGKPPSNRWRSHAHLLYGNWINEIYQTTWYDMDRIGG; this is translated from the coding sequence ATGCCCATCACCCTGAACGAAAGCCTTCCCGCCTATCGCATCCTGTCGGATGAGGGCGTGATGGTCATGTCGCCGGGGCGCGCGGCCACGCAGGACATCAGACCCTTGCGGATCGGGTTGCTGAACCTGATGCCCAAGAAGATCCAGACCGAAAACCAGTTTGCCCGGCTGATCGGCGCGACACCGCTGCAGATCGATTTTCAGCTGATCCGCATGTCCGACCATGAAAGCCGGAACACCGCCGCCGATCACATGGCCAGCTTCTATCGTCCCTTCCGCGAGGTGCAGCAGACGGGCGAAAAATTCGACGGTCTGGTCATTACCGGCGCCCCGATCGAGCATCTGCCCTTCGAGGATGTCACCTATTGGCAGGAACTGACCCAGGTCTTCGACTGGACGCGCACCCATGTGCATTCGACCTTCGGGGTCTGCTGGGGCGGCATGGCCATGGCCTGGTATTTTCACGGCCTCGGCAAATATATGCTGGACCACAAGGCCTTTGGCTGTTTCCGGCATCATAATTTCGCCCCGGCCTCGCCTTTCCTGCGGGGCTTTTCGGATGATGTGCTGGTGCCTGTCAGCCGCTGGACCGAGGTCCGCCAGGAAGAGGTCGATGCCCGACCCGGATTGAAAACTCTGCTGGCAAGTCAGGAGGTTGGCCCCTGCCTGCTGGAAGATGCATCCAATCGCGCGCTGTATATCTTTAACCATCTGGAATATGACAGCACCACGCTGAAGGAAGAATATGACCGCGATATCAGCGCCGGAAAACCCGTCGATGTGCCGCGCAACTATTATCCCGACGACGATCCCGGCAAGCCGCCCTCGAACCGCTGGCGCAGCCATGCCCATCTGCTTTACGGTAACTGGATCAACGAGATCTATCAGACCACCTGGTACGACATGGACCGCATTGGAGGATAG
- a CDS encoding ABC transporter substrate-binding protein, with amino-acid sequence MRLLTTTSLVAMIALPAFAADGELTVFDWAGFEEPEIFQGYVDQHGENPTFAFFGDDDEAFQKMASGFKADVVHPCSQMVSKYRDAGLIEPWDTTKIPNFDKIDAKFLDSEVFKDDQGVWYIPTDWGATAIAYNSETVPAEDVSTLQVFVDPKYQGRVSLPDSSDDVWALAYLATGTTDWTDVSDEQFAAAADWLRKAHQNVTAYWADPSEQAQLMASGAVDIAWSWNDGVVYLQEDDYPVGFQRSPVEGSSTFFCGFVNVKDGPGVEQKAYDFINAWLEPSAGKGLLDAIGYGHTSTEAMATIADEPAVKAGLSELDVPVLAQTPNDPAQRERQLAEFEKIKAGF; translated from the coding sequence ATGCGCTTACTGACCACCACATCCCTTGTCGCCATGATCGCCCTGCCCGCCTTTGCGGCCGATGGCGAATTGACCGTCTTTGACTGGGCCGGCTTTGAAGAGCCAGAGATCTTTCAGGGCTATGTCGATCAGCATGGCGAAAATCCGACCTTCGCCTTTTTCGGCGACGATGATGAGGCCTTCCAGAAAATGGCCTCGGGCTTCAAGGCCGATGTCGTCCATCCCTGCAGCCAGATGGTCAGCAAATACCGCGATGCCGGGCTGATCGAACCCTGGGACACCACGAAGATCCCGAATTTCGACAAGATCGACGCCAAATTCCTGGATTCCGAGGTGTTCAAGGATGATCAGGGCGTCTGGTATATCCCCACCGATTGGGGCGCGACGGCCATCGCCTATAATTCGGAAACCGTCCCGGCCGAGGATGTCTCGACCCTGCAGGTTTTCGTCGATCCGAAATATCAGGGCCGTGTCTCTTTGCCCGATAGTTCGGACGATGTCTGGGCGCTGGCCTATCTGGCGACCGGCACGACGGACTGGACCGATGTCAGCGACGAACAATTCGCCGCCGCCGCCGACTGGCTGCGCAAGGCGCATCAGAATGTCACCGCCTATTGGGCCGATCCCTCGGAACAGGCGCAGCTGATGGCCTCGGGCGCGGTGGATATCGCCTGGTCCTGGAACGATGGGGTCGTCTATCTGCAAGAGGATGATTATCCCGTGGGCTTCCAGCGTTCGCCGGTCGAGGGGTCCTCGACCTTTTTCTGCGGCTTCGTGAATGTGAAGGACGGACCCGGCGTCGAGCAGAAAGCCTATGATTTCATCAATGCTTGGCTGGAGCCCTCGGCCGGGAAGGGCCTGCTGGACGCGATCGGCTATGGCCATACCTCGACCGAGGCGATGGCGACGATTGCCGATGAGCCTGCTGTCAAGGCGGGGCTGAGCGAGCTGGACGTGCCGGTGCTGGCGCAGACGCCGAATGATCCGGCGCAGCGTGAACGGCAGCTGGCCGAGTTCGAGAAGATCAAGGCCGGCTTCTGA
- a CDS encoding WecB/TagA/CpsF family glycosyltransferase, whose product MNFSFDGKSITVNMPDQPGLMAEIRRRFREGEGFALATINLDHLVKLRSDAAFLDAYARQDLVVADGNPIVWLSKLAGKPVDLLPGSDLVLPLTRLAADETVPVALLGTTDAALEAAAASLAAQVPNLQITCKIAPPMGFDPDSEEARRILHQVRDSGARLCFLALGAPKQERLAARGRAEAPSVGFASIGAGLDFLAGNQNRAPEWVRRIAMEWAWRMLSAPGRLVPRYAKCFAILPAETISAIKQRR is encoded by the coding sequence ATGAATTTCAGCTTTGACGGCAAATCCATCACCGTGAACATGCCCGACCAGCCCGGTCTGATGGCCGAGATCCGCCGCCGGTTCCGCGAAGGCGAAGGCTTTGCGCTGGCGACGATCAATCTGGACCATCTGGTCAAGCTGCGCAGCGACGCGGCCTTTCTGGATGCCTATGCCCGTCAGGATCTGGTCGTGGCCGATGGCAATCCCATCGTCTGGCTGTCGAAGCTGGCGGGCAAGCCGGTGGATCTGCTGCCCGGCTCGGACCTGGTGCTACCGCTGACGCGGCTTGCCGCGGATGAAACCGTGCCCGTCGCGCTGCTGGGCACGACCGATGCCGCGCTGGAGGCTGCGGCGGCCAGCCTTGCGGCGCAGGTTCCCAATCTGCAGATCACCTGCAAGATCGCGCCGCCCATGGGCTTTGACCCCGATAGCGAAGAAGCGCGCCGGATCCTGCATCAGGTCAGGGACAGCGGCGCGCGGCTGTGCTTTCTGGCCCTTGGCGCGCCCAAACAGGAACGGCTGGCGGCACGCGGCCGGGCCGAGGCACCCTCGGTCGGTTTCGCGTCGATCGGGGCGGGTCTGGACTTTCTGGCGGGCAATCAGAACCGCGCGCCGGAATGGGTGCGCAGGATCGCGATGGAATGGGCATGGCGGATGCTGTCCGCGCCGGGACGTCTGGTGCCGCGCTATGCAAAATGCTTTGCCATCCTGCCCGCCGAAACCATCTCGGCAATAAAACAGCGGCGCTGA
- a CDS encoding TPM domain-containing protein encodes MIRAALIWLLLALPLAAQDLPAWQHTSINDFARVLQGDDIRVLDQALIRLFDETDIEGTVVTLDNRAAFGGQDGLEPFATRLFNHWGVGDAQRNDGFMVLVLVGDREVRIELGAGYRREADLIAQDIVNNLMLPEFRSDRLSAGIRKGTLAVIDEIARPTAAGDELRKVPGKSRLPEVIGLGMFGFIIFQIIRNRVKKAKRRRCPDCGGHGVIEERGPEPVGLDAQGNQIRQSYWRACPSCGWRGPVYFGSNRDSRRGNRRSSGGFGGGRSSGGGASGRW; translated from the coding sequence ATGATCCGCGCGGCGCTGATCTGGCTTCTGCTGGCGCTGCCGCTTGCGGCGCAGGATCTGCCCGCCTGGCAGCATACCAGCATCAATGACTTTGCCCGCGTTTTGCAGGGCGACGATATCCGGGTGCTGGATCAGGCCCTGATCCGGCTGTTCGATGAGACGGATATCGAAGGCACCGTGGTCACGCTGGACAATCGCGCGGCATTCGGCGGTCAGGACGGGCTGGAACCCTTTGCCACGCGGCTTTTCAACCATTGGGGCGTGGGCGATGCGCAGCGCAATGACGGCTTCATGGTGCTGGTTCTGGTGGGCGACCGCGAAGTCAGGATCGAACTGGGCGCGGGCTACCGGCGCGAGGCCGATCTGATCGCGCAGGATATCGTGAACAACCTGATGCTGCCGGAATTCCGCTCGGACCGCCTGTCTGCGGGGATCCGCAAGGGCACGCTGGCCGTGATCGACGAAATCGCCCGACCCACGGCCGCTGGCGATGAATTGCGCAAGGTGCCCGGAAAATCGCGCCTGCCAGAGGTGATCGGGCTTGGCATGTTCGGTTTCATCATCTTTCAGATCATCCGCAACCGGGTCAAGAAGGCAAAGCGGCGCAGATGCCCGGACTGCGGCGGCCATGGCGTGATCGAGGAACGCGGCCCGGAACCCGTCGGGCTTGACGCGCAGGGCAACCAGATCCGGCAAAGCTATTGGCGGGCCTGCCCAAGCTGCGGCTGGCGCGGGCCGGTTTATTTCGGCAGCAATCGCGACAGCAGGCGCGGCAATCGCCGTTCAAGCGGCGGGTTCGGCGGCGGAAGATCCTCGGGCGGCGGGGCCTCGGGGCGCTGGTGA
- a CDS encoding sugar transferase, with translation MAFETHTGALVRAADGNSQNVTHPRLYRRLFKRPLEMALVLLASPVVVPVVMILALMVWVRDRRNPFYSQLRIGRGGSSYRMWKLRTMVVNADAHLQEYLETNPEARDEWERTQKLRQDPRVTVVGRILRACSLDELPQLWNVMKGDMSLIGPRPMLPEQEGMYGGDGYYKLRPGITGYWQIAGRNSTSFAARAWYDDHYERELSFFRDVGILTQTIKVVIARTGC, from the coding sequence ATGGCTTTTGAGACTCATACCGGTGCGCTGGTTCGTGCGGCGGATGGAAATTCCCAGAATGTAACCCACCCCCGGCTTTACCGCCGACTGTTCAAGCGCCCGCTGGAGATGGCACTCGTGTTGCTTGCTTCGCCGGTCGTGGTTCCCGTTGTCATGATCCTGGCGCTGATGGTCTGGGTTCGTGACCGTCGCAACCCGTTCTATTCGCAATTGCGCATCGGACGTGGCGGCAGCAGCTACCGGATGTGGAAGCTGCGCACGATGGTGGTGAATGCGGATGCGCATCTGCAGGAATATCTTGAAACCAATCCCGAGGCCCGCGACGAGTGGGAACGGACCCAGAAGCTGCGTCAGGACCCGCGCGTGACCGTTGTCGGTCGCATCCTGCGCGCCTGTTCGCTGGACGAGCTGCCGCAGCTGTGGAACGTGATGAAGGGCGATATGAGCCTGATCGGACCGCGCCCGATGCTGCCCGAGCAGGAAGGCATGTATGGCGGCGACGGTTATTACAAGCTGCGCCCGGGCATTACCGGCTATTGGCAGATCGCTGGCCGCAACAGCACCTCTTTCGCGGCCCGCGCCTGGTATGACGATCATTACGAGCGCGAGCTGAGCTTCTTCCGCGACGTCGGAATTCTGACCCAGACGATCAAGGTCGTGATCGCGCGCACCGGCTGCTGA
- a CDS encoding OmpP1/FadL family transporter, with product MKITITGAAALLLGASPLLAGGIERAPQSLDVLFENGNYAELTFGGVDPEIEGRDFATFGGSKTGDVAKGYGFVGLAYKHQFNDNVSAAIIMEQPFGSDVRYPTIAMPGDEGSVMLGGTEAVVDSTTFTAIGRYKFDNNFSLHGGLRASKAEGDVTLNGAAYANRAVPAGDPRAIGLQGYNAKLDSSWGFGYVIGAAYEIPDLAARVSLTYNSSIEHDFDTTESSPLFPTGEDSETKVKTPQSLTLEGRTGIAADTLLFGSIRWVKWSEFKVKPDVLVRAPTAANPLGFGVSRGLVDLEDTTTYTIGIGRRFTENWSGSAAFIYEPTTDDNVSPLAPYDGRKGIQLAAIYTRDNMKITTGISYSKLGEAKASPGGTPVADMGDGDALGIGIRVGYSF from the coding sequence ATGAAAATCACGATCACAGGTGCCGCCGCACTGCTTCTTGGCGCATCTCCGCTGCTGGCTGGCGGGATCGAACGCGCACCGCAATCTCTCGATGTTCTGTTCGAGAATGGCAACTATGCGGAGCTGACCTTCGGGGGTGTCGATCCCGAAATCGAAGGCAGGGACTTTGCCACCTTTGGCGGGTCGAAGACGGGCGATGTCGCCAAGGGCTATGGCTTCGTGGGTCTGGCCTACAAGCATCAGTTCAATGACAATGTCTCGGCTGCCATCATCATGGAACAGCCGTTTGGCAGCGACGTCCGCTATCCGACCATCGCGATGCCCGGCGACGAAGGCTCTGTCATGCTGGGCGGCACCGAAGCCGTGGTCGATTCGACCACCTTCACGGCGATCGGGCGCTACAAGTTCGACAATAACTTCTCGCTTCATGGCGGTCTGCGTGCATCCAAGGCCGAAGGTGACGTGACGCTGAACGGCGCGGCCTATGCGAACCGGGCGGTTCCGGCGGGCGATCCGCGCGCCATCGGACTGCAGGGCTATAACGCCAAGCTGGATTCGTCCTGGGGCTTTGGCTATGTCATCGGTGCAGCCTACGAAATTCCCGACCTCGCGGCTCGCGTCTCGCTGACCTATAACTCGTCGATCGAGCATGATTTCGACACCACCGAAAGCAGCCCCCTGTTCCCCACGGGCGAGGACAGCGAAACCAAGGTCAAGACCCCGCAATCGCTGACGCTGGAAGGCCGGACCGGCATTGCCGCCGACACGCTGCTGTTCGGTTCGATCCGCTGGGTGAAGTGGTCGGAGTTCAAGGTGAAGCCGGATGTTCTGGTCCGCGCACCGACGGCCGCGAATCCGCTGGGCTTCGGCGTCAGCCGCGGTCTGGTCGATCTTGAGGATACGACCACCTACACCATCGGCATAGGCCGCAGGTTCACGGAAAACTGGTCCGGCTCTGCCGCATTCATCTATGAGCCCACCACCGACGACAATGTGTCGCCGCTGGCGCCCTATGATGGCCGCAAGGGCATCCAGCTTGCCGCGATCTACACCAGGGACAATATGAAGATCACCACCGGCATCAGCTATTCCAAGCTGGGCGAAGCGAAAGCCTCGCCGGGTGGCACCCCGGTCGCGGATATGGGCGACGGCGATGCCCTGGGCATCGGCATCCGGGTCGGCTACAGCTTCTGA